CTCCTCGGCGGTGATGGAGGACTCGCGGATCAGGGAGTCGCTGAAGGGGACCGAGTAGTAGGTCTCCCCGGCAGCGGCCTGGGCGGGCGCCGCGGCGAGCAGCGTGCCGCCGAGGGCGAGGGCCCCGACGAGGGCGAGGGCGGGCAGGGAGCGGTTCATGGTGTGGCCTTCCGAAGGGTGACGCCGCGGCGCCGAGAGGGGTGAGCGGACCGAGGTCCCGCCGGTTCCGGCTCGGCCTCGCACGCTCAACGTATCCGCTTTCCACACCACCCCGGAATGCTGCTCTGATCACGGTTTCATCACGTCGAGGACCACCCCCGGGAGGGGGTTGGACCTGTGGATGAGGCACAGCGACCACGGGACGGATGCGCACGGCGACTGGACCTGCTATGCGCGCGAGCCGGACGGCGCCTGGACGCGAAGACGCGCCCCAACCTCGAGAGGCAGGGGCGCGTTACGACGCTGCAGGAGCGCTCAGCAGATGCCGGGCTGCGGCTTGCCGGCGGCGAGCCACTGGTCGAACGTCATCGCCACGCCGTCCGGGGCGGCCTTCCCGATGTAGCGGATCTCCTGCGCGCCAGCGGCCCGGCAGTACTCGTCACCGGGGTAGGACGAGACCACCTCGGGCGTGGGGCGGGCGTAGCCGTCCCAGATCTCGAAGGACACGGGGCCGGTCGTGCCGTCGTCCGAGATCGGGCCGACGAGCGTGGGATACCACGAGAGCTTCGAGAAGGGGCGCGGCGACGTCTCATCCACGGCGGGGGAGCCGAGGTGCGTCCACTCGGCGAAGGTCAGCTGGTGGTACGCGATGACGTCGGAGAAGGAGGAGAACCCCTCCACGACGAAGAGCTCGTCCGACGCGTCGTACTGCAGGATGCTCGCCGCGGCCGGGAGGCGGTCGGTCCGCGGGGTGGGGGAGCCGGCCCGACGCCACTCGTCGTAGCCCAGCGACGTCGAGAACCGCGCGCCGCCCGCCGTGCTGTCGGCCTGGACCGTGGACTCCCACGCGAAGCGCACGTAGACGGTGGTGGCGGCGCGGGGCGCGGGGCGGCCGGCGGCCGACCAGTCCTGGAACGTGGCGGGGTCAGCGTGCGGGCGACCGTCGACGGTCGTCACCTCGAAGAGGGTGGAGCCGTAGGGCACCGAGTAGAACGTGCCGCTGGCCGATGCGGCGGATGCGGGGGTCGCGACCGCGAGACCGCCGACGGCGAGGGTGCCGGCCACGGCGAGGGCGGTGAGGGAGCGGAGCATGCCGGGGCGCCTTCCGATGGTCGACGCGGAGCGTCGGGATGGGGGTGGGGGCGGCGCCGGGAGGCCCGTCGTCGTGTGAAGGCCAGGGGGCGCGGCAGTCGCTCCACGCTCGTCCAGGTCACGATCCGATGACGCTCCGATGGCCGCTACGGCGCCGGGATGACGGGCCGAGGCCGCACGTCATCCGCAGGCATGACGGATGGCGTCGCGCCCCCGATCCGGGGGCTCGACGGACGGCGGAGGCCGCGTCGTCGGCACGCGCGGGACGCCCAGCGACACGCCGTAGTCTTGACGACATGCGCCGCAGCACCTACACCGCTACCGCCGTCACGTACGGCTCCGTCGGCGGCACCCAGGCCGTCGACCTCATGACCTATCCGCCCGAGGGCTATCGTCCCGCCGAGGCGAGCGCCCGGCTCGGCAGCGGCGACGAGCGCTTCGAGCAGGCCGTCGCGCTCCTCATGACGTGGGGCGTCCAGCGCGGCAGCGGGATCGAGGTCACCCGCATCGAGCAGGAGGTGCCGGACGACCCCGGCTACCAGGGGCTGGAGTTCGACGAGGACGGGGTGCCCCAGGTGCCCGTCGACCGCCCGCGAGAGACGCTGTACGGCGACGACGGCACCGCGTGGATCACATCCGGCACGTCAGCCGTGCTCCGCATGCCGTTCGGACCGTTCCACCCCGAGGCGCCCGTCCGCGTCGTCTACACCGTGCAGGAGACCGACCGGGTCGGCTTCGCCTACGGCACGGTGCACGGGCACCCGCTGAGCGGCGAGGAGGCGTTCCTCGTCTCCCGGGAGCCCGACGGCAGCGTGTGGCTCACCCTCCGCGTCTTCTCCCGACCGGCGTCATGGCCGATGCGGCTCGCGAGCCCCGTCCTCCGCGTCGTGCAGGGCGTCTTCATGCGCCGGTACCTCAAGGCACTGCACCCGGCGGTCGCGTCCGCCTGATCCGCGCCCTCGCGGGGTGGGGTCAGCGCTCGGCGAGACCGTCGAGATAGGCCATGACCTCGTCGTGACCCGCTTCGAGGTCCGCCACCACCACGGCCGCGTGGGCGTCCGGCGCCCGGAGCTGTCCGACGTCGTACGCGCCCGTGGCGACGGCCACGAAGGGGAAGCCAGCGGCCTCGGCGGCGACGCCGTCCGCGGGGGTGTCGCCGATGATCACGACGCTCGCCCCGGCCAGCGCGTCGGCCGCGCGGCGGGTGAGGTCGCTGCGGATCCGGGCCTCGTGCCCGAAGAAGGACGCGTCCCAGTCGAACAGGTCGACGTCGAGCCCCGCGCCGTCGAGCTTGTACCGGGCGCGGAGCGGCGAGTTGCCGGTCAGCAGCGCGTTCACCCAGCCGCGCTCGGCGACGTCGGCGACGAGGCGGGGGACGCCGACGGGCACCTCGCGCCGACCCGCGCCGTAGTGCTCGACGCGGGACATCCCCTCGAGCTGCTCCCGGACGGCCGCGTGCAGCGACTCCGGCAGCCCGTAGAGGTCGAGGGTCTCCCAGATGATCTGCCCGTCGGTCTTCCCGTGCGCGTGGACCGTGCGGTCCTCGAGCTCGACGCCCGCGGCCAGCTCGATCGCGCGGTGGTACATGCCGCCGGCGCGTGGGCCGTTGAGCAGGAGCGTGCCGTCGACGTCCCAGAGGACGTGCAGGGGCCGGGAGGTTCTGGCGTCGGTCATGCCCCCATCCTGCCGGAGGACGAGGCGCACCCCGACGGCCGCGGACCCGGGCGCCTCCGGGCCGGGGGATGATGGACGGATGCCGTCCGCCCTGCCCCTCGCCGATCCCGCCCCCGCCGACGGGCTGCTGCCGACCTCCGCGGCCGACGGGGCGGACGCCCGCGCGTTCGGCGTGTACCTGCACGTGCCGTTCTGCCGCGTCCGCTGCGGCTACTGCGACTTCAACACCTACACGGCGCCCGAGCTCCGCGGCGTGAGGCAGTCCGACTACGCGTCCCAGGCCGTGCAGGAGGTGCGCTTCGCCGGATCCTCCCTCCGCGACTCCGGCATCCCCGCCCGGTCCGCGTCCACCGTCTTCCTCGGCGGCGGCACCCCGACGCTCCTCCCCGTGGAGGACCTCGTCCGGATGCTCGACGCCGTCCGCGAGACCTTCGGGCTCGCCGAGGGCGCCGAGGTCACGACGGAGGCCAACCCCGACAGCGTCGACGACGCCTACCTCGCCGCGCTCGCGGCCGGCGGCTTCACGCGCGTGTCCTTCGGCATGCAGTCCGCCGTGCCACGCGTGCTCGCCACGCTCGAGCGCACCCACGACCCTGCGCGCATAGCGCCCGTCGTCCGCGGCGCCCGGGCCGCCGGCCTCGAGGTCAGCCTCGACCTCATCTACGGGACGCCGGGGGAGACCATCGACGACTGGCGCGCCTCGCTCGAGCAGGCGATCGCGCAGGAGCCCGACCACCTCTCCGCCTACGCGCTCATCGTCGAGCCCGGGACGAAGCTCGCGCGGCAGATCCGGCGCGACGAGGTGCCCGAGCCCGACGAGGACCTCCAGGCGGACATGTACGAGCTCGCCGACCGCATGCTGGGCGAGGCCGGCTACGAGTGGTACGAGGTGAGCAACTGGGCGCGCGACGGCCGTCGCAGCCGCCACAACCTCGCCTACTGGCAGGGCCACGACTGGTGGGGCGTCGGCCCCGGCGCGCACAGCCACGTGGGCGGCGTCCGCTGGTGGAACGTCAAGCACCCGGCCGCGTACGCCGACCGCGTGCTCGCGGGTGCGTCGCCCGGCGCGGGCCGCGAGTCGCTCGACGACGCGACGCGCGAGGTGGAGCGCGTGCTGCTCGGCGCCCGCATCCGCGACGGCCTCGCCATCCCGACGCTCACGGCCGAGGGCCGCCGGCAGGTCGCGGGCCTCATCGCCGACGGCCTGGTGGATCCCCGCGCCGCCCTGTCCGGCACCCTCGTGCTCACGCTGCAGGGGCGCCTGCTGGCCGACGCCGTCGTGCGGCGGCTGCTCGAGGACTGAGCGGGGGACCGGTCGTCAGAGGACGACCGCGCCCACCACGTCGCCGGCCTCGCGCTCGGCATCGCTGCGCTCCACGCAGAACTCGTTGCCCTCGGGGTCCGCGAGCACGACCCAGCCGCTGCCGTCCGCGTTCCGCCGGTCGGCCACGAGCGCGGCTCCCAGCGCCAGCACGCGGTCGACCTCCTGGTCGCGCGTGCGGTCGTCGGGCGCGAGGTCGAGGTGCACGCGGTTCTTGCCGGCCTTCGGCGCATCCGCGCGCTGCAGGATGATGCCGAGCCCGGAGACGGGGTCACCCAACCACGCGGCGTCCTGGCCGGGGAGGTTCGGCTCGTCCGGGTCCTCCGCGAAGCCGGTCACGCCGGCCCAGAAGAGCGAGAGCGCGTGCGGGTCCCTGCAGTCGATCGCGACGTGCCGGATCCTCGCGCTCACGGGCGTCCGCCTACTTGATCCACCGGATGTTGAGCGGGTAGCGGTAGGGCCGGCCCGCCTGCACGCGCGTGCCGCCGATGATCGCGAACACGATGTTGACCACGACCACCGCGAAGATCACGAGGCCGAGGAGCAGGCCGATGATGACCCCGAGGATCGGGATGATCCCGAAGACCACCTGCAGCACGTTGAGGATGACGAGGGCGCCGACCACGTTGATGGTCCAGTTGGTCGCCTCCTTGCCCTCCTGGTCGGTGAAGCGGCCGCGCTCGCGGAACACGAGCCACACGATGAACGACGGGACGATGAAGATCGCGAGGAAGTGCGTGAGCGACGCCCAGAGGCGGTCCTCGCTCGGCGTGAGCGGAGCGGGCGCGCCGTACGGGTGGGGATCGGGTGCGGACATCGCGGGGGAGCCTCTCGGTGCCACGCGACGGCCGGGTACCGGCGGACGCGAGCGGATCGTGGGTGGGCCGGGCGACGCCTGGCCACTCCACGCTACCGCCGACGACGCGCGACCGGCAACGCCGACCATCCCCGGAGCCGCGGTACGATTGGCAGTCAGAACCGACGAGTGCCAGGAGGGAGCCGCCATGGTCTCGGAACGCGGGCTCGACGTCCTCCGGGTGATCGTGCAGGACTACGTGTCCTCGCGGGAGCCCGTGGGCTCCAAGTCCATCGTGGAGCGCCACGCCTTCGGCGTCTCGGCCGCCACCATCCGCAACGACATGGCCCTCCTCGAGGAGGAGGAGCTGATCGCCGCGCCGCACACCTCGTCCGGTCGCGTGCCGACCGACAAGGGGTACCGCCTCTTCGTCGACCAGCTCGCCGACGTGCGCCCGCTCACGCCCGCGCAGCGCCAGGCCATCCACGTGTTCCTCGGCGAGTCCGTCGACCTCGACGACGTGCTCGCGCGCACCGTCCGCCTCCTCGCGCAGCTCACCAACCAGGTCGCGCTCGTGCAGTACCCGTCGCTCGCCACGAGCCACGTCAAGCACGTCGAGCTCGTCGCCCTGTCGACGACGCGCGTGCTCACCGTGCTCATCACCGACACGGGCCGCGTCGAGCAGCGCGTCGTCGAGCTCGCGGGCGACCCGGACGACGCCTTCCTCGCGGTCATGCGCACGCGGATCAACCAGGCCGTCGGCGGTCTCGGCCTCGCCGAGGCGGCGACCCGGCTCGAGACACTGTCCGACGAGGTCGAGCCGGCCCAGCGCGCCGCGGCCTCCGTGCTCGCGGGCACGCTCGTCGAGCAGGTCCTCGCCAACCGCCAGGAGCGGCTGCTGCTGGCGGGATCCGCGAACCTCGCCCGGACGGAACGCGACTTCCCCGGGAGCATCTCGCCCGTCCTCGAGGCCATCGAGGAGCAGGTGGTGCTCCTGCGCCTGCTCGGCGAGATGGAGGCCGACCAGCACGGCGTCTCGGTGAGCATCGGCCGGGAGAACGCCCCGTTCGGCCTCGGCGAGACGAGCGTGCTCACCAGCGGCTACAGCTCGTCCGGCGGCGTGCTCGCGCGCCTCGGCGTGCTGGGTCCGACCCGCATGGACTACTCCACCAACATGGCGTCGGTGCGCGCGGTCGCGCGCTACCTCTCGCGCCTGCTCGAGGAGCGGTGACCGCCGCACGCCGGCGCACCGCCCCCAGTTCCCACGACCATCACCACCGAAGGGCCCGACGTGGCTGACCACTACGAAGTACTCGGCGTGAGCCGCGAGGCGACGCCAGAGGAGATCAAGAAGGCGTACCGCAAGCAGGCGCGCCAGCTCCACCCGGACGTCAACGACGCCCCCGACGCGGCCGAGCGGTTCAAGCTCGTCACGCACGCGTACGACGTGCTGTCGGATCCCCAGCAGCGCCAGCAGTACGACCTGGGCCCGCAGGCCGGGTTCGGCGGACAGGGCGGCCAGGGCTTCGGCGGGTTCGGCGACATCTTCGAGACGTTCTTCGGCGGCCAGCAGGGTGGCGGCGGACGCGGCCCGCGCTCGCGCCAGGAGCGCGGCCAGGACGCTCTCCTGCGCGTGGAGGTCGAGCTCGAGGAGGTCATCTTCGGCGTGCACCGCGACCTCGAGGTCGACACGGCGGTCGTCTGCGACACCTGCCACGGATCCTGCGCCCAGCCCGGCACGAGCGCCGTCACGTGCGACATCTGCCGCGGATCCGGCAGCATCCAGCGCCAGGTGCGCTCGCTCCTCGGCAACGTCATGACGTCGAGCCCCTGCGGCACCTGCCGTGGATACGGCACCGTCATCCCGCACCCGTGCCCCACCTGTCAGGGCCAGGGCCGCGTCCGCGCGCGCCGCACCGTGCCGGTGGACATCCCGGCCGGCGTCGACACGGGCCTGCGTCTCCAGATGCCGGGCTCCGGCGAGGTCGGCCCCGCGGGCGGCCCCAACGGCGACCTCTACCTCGAGATCAAGGTGAAGCACCACGAGGTCTTCAGCCGCAACGGCGACGACCTGCTCGCCACGGTCGAGGTGAGCATGGTCGACGCGATCCTCGGCAGCGACGCGCGCATCGAGGCGCTCGACGGCGACGTCGACCTGGAGCTGCGCCCCGGGATCCAGAGCGCCGAGATCATCACGGTGCGCGGTCGCGGCGTCTCGAAGCTCCGCGGCTCCGGTCGGGGTGACCTCAAGATCGGGATCCAGGTGGTCACGCCGCAGAAGCTCGACCACAAGGAGCGCGACCTCATCCAGCAGTTCGCGCGCCGCAACAAGGCGCCCGCCCCGCACCTCGCGCACTTCCAGCAGGGCCTGTTCCAGAAGCTCCGCGACCGCTTCCTCAACGTCTGACCATGGCGCACTTCTACCTGGCCGACGACATCGGCGCCTCCGACCTCGCGGTCGGGCGACTGCTGGTGCTCGCCGGGCAGGAGGCCCGCCATGCCGTGACCGTGAGCCGGGTGCGCTCCGGCGAGGGGATCCTCGTGGGGGACGGGCGCGGCACCATCGCGTCCGGCACCGTCACCTCGGCCGAGCCGCAGCGGCTCGAGCTCCGCGTCGACGCGGTCGAGGCGCACCCCGAGCCGACCCCGCGCGTGGTCCTCGTGCAGGCGCTCGCGAAGGGCGACCGCGACGAGCTCGCCGTGCAGGCCGCCACCGAGCTGGGCGTCGACGCGGTGATCCCGTGGCAGGCGCAGCGCTCCGTCTCCCGATGGGAGGGCCAGAAGGTCACCAAGGGCCGGGATCGCTGGCGCGCGATCGTCCGCGAGGCCGTGAAGCAGTCCATCCGTCCCCGCGTGCCCGAGGTGGAGGCGCTCGCGACGACGAAGGACCTCGTGCGCATGGCGGCGACCGCGCGCGTGCTCGTGCTCGACCCGACGGCCGTCGCGCGGCTGTCGCGGCTCGACCTGGCGACGGCCGACGGCGACGCGGGTCCCGCGACCGACGTCCTGCTCGTGGTCGGACCCGAGGGCGGCATCGCCCCCGCGGAGGTCGAGTCGCTGCGGGCGGCGGGGGCGATCCCGGTCGCGCTCGGCCCGGGGATCCTCCGCACGTCGACCGCGGGGCCGGCCGCGCTGGCGCTCGTCAACGCCGCGCTCGGGCGCTGGTGACGTCGCGGGTCCCGCGTAGGCTGGGCGCATGACCAGCAGCGCAGAGCCCACCGTCTTCGAGCGCATCGTCGCGCGCGAGATCCCGGCCGAGATCGTCGCGGAG
This genomic interval from Clavibacter michiganensis contains the following:
- the dnaJ gene encoding molecular chaperone DnaJ — translated: MADHYEVLGVSREATPEEIKKAYRKQARQLHPDVNDAPDAAERFKLVTHAYDVLSDPQQRQQYDLGPQAGFGGQGGQGFGGFGDIFETFFGGQQGGGGRGPRSRQERGQDALLRVEVELEEVIFGVHRDLEVDTAVVCDTCHGSCAQPGTSAVTCDICRGSGSIQRQVRSLLGNVMTSSPCGTCRGYGTVIPHPCPTCQGQGRVRARRTVPVDIPAGVDTGLRLQMPGSGEVGPAGGPNGDLYLEIKVKHHEVFSRNGDDLLATVEVSMVDAILGSDARIEALDGDVDLELRPGIQSAEIITVRGRGVSKLRGSGRGDLKIGIQVVTPQKLDHKERDLIQQFARRNKAPAPHLAHFQQGLFQKLRDRFLNV
- a CDS encoding HAD family hydrolase; protein product: MTDARTSRPLHVLWDVDGTLLLNGPRAGGMYHRAIELAAGVELEDRTVHAHGKTDGQIIWETLDLYGLPESLHAAVREQLEGMSRVEHYGAGRREVPVGVPRLVADVAERGWVNALLTGNSPLRARYKLDGAGLDVDLFDWDASFFGHEARIRSDLTRRAADALAGASVVIIGDTPADGVAAEAAGFPFVAVATGAYDVGQLRAPDAHAAVVVADLEAGHDEVMAYLDGLAER
- a CDS encoding DUF1990 family protein — translated: MRRSTYTATAVTYGSVGGTQAVDLMTYPPEGYRPAEASARLGSGDERFEQAVALLMTWGVQRGSGIEVTRIEQEVPDDPGYQGLEFDEDGVPQVPVDRPRETLYGDDGTAWITSGTSAVLRMPFGPFHPEAPVRVVYTVQETDRVGFAYGTVHGHPLSGEEAFLVSREPDGSVWLTLRVFSRPASWPMRLASPVLRVVQGVFMRRYLKALHPAVASA
- the hrcA gene encoding heat-inducible transcriptional repressor HrcA encodes the protein MVSERGLDVLRVIVQDYVSSREPVGSKSIVERHAFGVSAATIRNDMALLEEEELIAAPHTSSGRVPTDKGYRLFVDQLADVRPLTPAQRQAIHVFLGESVDLDDVLARTVRLLAQLTNQVALVQYPSLATSHVKHVELVALSTTRVLTVLITDTGRVEQRVVELAGDPDDAFLAVMRTRINQAVGGLGLAEAATRLETLSDEVEPAQRAAASVLAGTLVEQVLANRQERLLLAGSANLARTERDFPGSISPVLEAIEEQVVLLRLLGEMEADQHGVSVSIGRENAPFGLGETSVLTSGYSSSGGVLARLGVLGPTRMDYSTNMASVRAVARYLSRLLEER
- a CDS encoding DUF4870 domain-containing protein, with amino-acid sequence MSAPDPHPYGAPAPLTPSEDRLWASLTHFLAIFIVPSFIVWLVFRERGRFTDQEGKEATNWTINVVGALVILNVLQVVFGIIPILGVIIGLLLGLVIFAVVVVNIVFAIIGGTRVQAGRPYRYPLNIRWIK
- the hemW gene encoding radical SAM family heme chaperone HemW; the encoded protein is MPSALPLADPAPADGLLPTSAADGADARAFGVYLHVPFCRVRCGYCDFNTYTAPELRGVRQSDYASQAVQEVRFAGSSLRDSGIPARSASTVFLGGGTPTLLPVEDLVRMLDAVRETFGLAEGAEVTTEANPDSVDDAYLAALAAGGFTRVSFGMQSAVPRVLATLERTHDPARIAPVVRGARAAGLEVSLDLIYGTPGETIDDWRASLEQAIAQEPDHLSAYALIVEPGTKLARQIRRDEVPEPDEDLQADMYELADRMLGEAGYEWYEVSNWARDGRRSRHNLAYWQGHDWWGVGPGAHSHVGGVRWWNVKHPAAYADRVLAGASPGAGRESLDDATREVERVLLGARIRDGLAIPTLTAEGRRQVAGLIADGLVDPRAALSGTLVLTLQGRLLADAVVRRLLED
- a CDS encoding 16S rRNA (uracil(1498)-N(3))-methyltransferase, with amino-acid sequence MAHFYLADDIGASDLAVGRLLVLAGQEARHAVTVSRVRSGEGILVGDGRGTIASGTVTSAEPQRLELRVDAVEAHPEPTPRVVLVQALAKGDRDELAVQAATELGVDAVIPWQAQRSVSRWEGQKVTKGRDRWRAIVREAVKQSIRPRVPEVEALATTKDLVRMAATARVLVLDPTAVARLSRLDLATADGDAGPATDVLLVVGPEGGIAPAEVESLRAAGAIPVALGPGILRTSTAGPAALALVNAALGRW
- a CDS encoding VOC family protein, with the protein product MSARIRHVAIDCRDPHALSLFWAGVTGFAEDPDEPNLPGQDAAWLGDPVSGLGIILQRADAPKAGKNRVHLDLAPDDRTRDQEVDRVLALGAALVADRRNADGSGWVVLADPEGNEFCVERSDAEREAGDVVGAVVL